One segment of Nocardioides sp. QY071 DNA contains the following:
- a CDS encoding NYN domain-containing protein, which yields MADLRIAVLIDADNVSHQYAGPLLEELAKFGRTTVKRAYGDWSGENMKGWKDKLNKHAISPEHTFAYTRGKNSTDSALIIDAMDLLYSGNVDGFAIVSSDSDFTRLASRLRESGKTVYGVGRERTPRALQEACDQFLLLELLGTVDPATTTAADEPDEPGEPEAAPDLPNLQSLLTRAVNNAAGEDGWANLSSLGANLRRLFSAFEPKRYGFDTLLPLVEAQPFLVVDKERQRVGLKGQVTQAKAAARKAPAKKAAAKKATGA from the coding sequence ATGGCCGACCTGCGCATCGCCGTCCTGATCGACGCCGACAACGTCTCGCACCAGTACGCCGGCCCGCTGCTCGAGGAGCTGGCGAAGTTCGGCCGGACGACGGTGAAGCGTGCGTACGGCGACTGGTCGGGCGAGAACATGAAGGGCTGGAAGGACAAGCTCAACAAGCACGCGATCTCGCCCGAGCACACCTTCGCCTACACCCGTGGGAAGAACTCGACGGACTCGGCGCTGATCATCGACGCGATGGACCTGCTCTACTCGGGCAACGTCGACGGGTTCGCGATCGTGTCGAGCGACAGCGACTTCACCCGGCTGGCGAGCCGGCTGCGGGAGTCGGGCAAGACCGTCTACGGGGTCGGCCGGGAGCGGACACCGCGGGCGCTGCAGGAGGCCTGCGACCAGTTCCTCCTGCTCGAGCTGCTCGGCACGGTCGACCCGGCGACCACGACGGCCGCGGACGAGCCCGACGAGCCCGGCGAGCCCGAGGCGGCGCCGGACCTCCCCAACCTCCAGAGCCTGCTGACCCGCGCGGTCAACAACGCGGCGGGCGAGGACGGATGGGCCAACCTGAGCTCCCTCGGAGCCAACCTGCGGCGCCTGTTCAGCGCCTTCGAGCCCAAGCGCTACGGGTTCGACACCCTGCTCCCGCTGGTCGAGGCCCAGCCGTTCCTCGTCGTCGACAAGGAGCGGCAGCGGGTCGGGCTCAAGGGACAGGTCACGCAGGCGAAGGCAGCCGCGAGGAAGGCTCCGGCCAAGAAGGCGGCGGCGAAGAAGGCCACCGGCGCCTGA
- a CDS encoding FMN-binding protein yields MRRIALWFAGTVSVVVLLFSHQTSTGGGAALVTGSSTITGTITGSGSGSTVTGDVAQTRWGPVQVALSVDGGTITAVQVPQYPDGNGHDQEINSRALPVLVRETLAAQSASIDMVSGATVTSTGYRQSLQSALDKAGL; encoded by the coding sequence ATGCGACGCATCGCGCTGTGGTTCGCGGGGACCGTGTCGGTCGTAGTCCTGCTGTTCAGCCACCAGACCTCGACCGGTGGCGGTGCGGCCCTCGTCACCGGAAGCAGCACCATCACCGGCACCATCACCGGCAGCGGCTCCGGCAGCACCGTCACCGGCGACGTCGCCCAGACCCGCTGGGGACCGGTCCAGGTCGCGCTCTCCGTCGACGGCGGGACGATCACCGCCGTCCAGGTGCCGCAGTACCCCGACGGCAATGGTCACGACCAGGAGATCAACAGCCGGGCCCTGCCGGTCCTCGTCCGGGAGACCCTCGCCGCGCAGAGCGCCTCGATCGACATGGTCAGCGGCGCCACGGTGACGAGCACCGGCTACCGGCAGTCGCTGCAGAGCGCGCTCGACAAGGCCGGGCTGTGA
- a CDS encoding ferredoxin reductase family protein, whose product MIEQNLAPRATLPPVAARPAAAARAEAVRVGAAGALAAGLALPAYWWLRDGGPSMIVGPGSALTALGQLSGLAGSVLLLAQVLLMARLPVLERAFGQDRLAGLHRIVGFTSFSLVLVHVLTVTWGYAAGSLSATPGMLWTLTWDYPGMLLAAAGTLCLVMVVVTSIRAARRRLRYESWHLLHLYAYLGVGLALPHQLWTGQQLTTSPARTVFWWTAWGAAAGAVLVWRVLLPLAVNLRHRVRVASVVPEAPGVWSVHLTGRRLDLLRAEPGQFLLWRFLDAPGRSRAHPYSLSAVPDGRSLRITVAAAGDDSGRVAMLRPGSRVLLEGPYGRLTPRAREARKVAFIGAGVGMAPLRALAEGMAFAPGEAVYVERYRTAPLFAAEVDRLARERGLQLLRLPGARRASDSWLPVLSRPVDDVSALRGWVPDIHERDVYVCGPPGWSELVRATLVAAGVPDRHLHVEEFGW is encoded by the coding sequence GTGATCGAGCAGAACCTCGCGCCCCGCGCCACCTTGCCGCCGGTCGCGGCCCGCCCCGCTGCGGCGGCACGCGCCGAGGCCGTTCGGGTCGGCGCGGCTGGGGCCCTCGCGGCGGGCCTCGCACTGCCGGCGTACTGGTGGCTGCGCGACGGCGGCCCGAGCATGATCGTCGGCCCGGGCTCCGCGCTCACCGCGCTCGGTCAGCTCAGCGGCTTGGCCGGCTCGGTGCTGCTTCTCGCCCAGGTGCTGCTGATGGCCCGGCTGCCCGTGCTGGAGCGTGCGTTCGGCCAGGACCGGCTGGCCGGGCTGCACCGGATCGTCGGCTTCACGTCCTTCTCGCTGGTGCTGGTGCACGTCCTCACCGTGACGTGGGGGTACGCCGCCGGCTCGCTCTCCGCGACGCCCGGGATGCTCTGGACGCTGACCTGGGACTACCCGGGCATGCTGCTCGCCGCGGCCGGCACCCTGTGCCTGGTCATGGTCGTCGTGACCAGCATCCGCGCCGCGCGCCGCCGGCTGCGCTACGAGTCCTGGCACCTGCTGCACCTCTACGCCTACCTCGGCGTGGGCCTCGCGCTGCCCCACCAGCTGTGGACCGGGCAACAGCTCACCACGTCACCCGCCCGCACCGTCTTCTGGTGGACCGCATGGGGCGCGGCGGCCGGCGCCGTCCTCGTCTGGCGGGTCCTGCTCCCGCTCGCGGTCAACCTGCGGCACCGGGTCCGGGTGGCCTCGGTGGTCCCCGAGGCGCCCGGCGTCTGGTCGGTGCACCTGACCGGGCGGCGCCTCGACCTGCTCCGCGCCGAGCCCGGCCAGTTCCTGCTGTGGCGCTTCCTCGACGCCCCCGGCCGGTCCCGCGCCCACCCCTACTCCCTCTCCGCAGTCCCGGACGGCCGCAGCCTTCGGATCACCGTCGCCGCGGCCGGCGACGACAGCGGTCGGGTCGCGATGCTGCGCCCGGGCAGCCGGGTCCTCCTCGAGGGCCCGTACGGGCGGCTCACCCCTCGCGCCCGCGAGGCCCGCAAGGTCGCGTTCATCGGAGCGGGAGTCGGCATGGCGCCGCTGCGTGCGCTCGCCGAGGGGATGGCGTTCGCCCCGGGTGAGGCGGTGTACGTCGAGCGGTACCGCACCGCGCCGCTGTTCGCGGCCGAGGTCGACCGGCTCGCCCGGGAGCGCGGACTGCAGCTGCTGCGCCTGCCGGGCGCCCGCCGTGCCTCGGACTCCTGGTTGCCCGTCCTGTCCCGGCCGGTCGACGACGTGTCCGCGCTGCGGGGCTGGGTGCCGGACATCCACGAGCGCGACGTCTACGTCTGCGGGCCGCCGGGATGGTCCGAGCTCGTCCGGGCGACGCTCGTCGCCGCCGGGGTGCCGGACCGGCACCTCCACGTCGAGGAGTTCGGGTGGTGA
- the hemE gene encoding uroporphyrinogen decarboxylase — protein sequence MTAPLHDSALLKAARGEKVPHTPVWFMRQAGRSLPEYLKVREGVAMLDSCMNAELITEITLQPVRRYGVDAAIFFSDIVLPLKAVGVDLDIVPGVGPVVAAPVRTLADVESIPDLTPEQIPYVTQAVQNLVAELASVNGGTPLIGFAGAPFTVASYLVEGGPSKEHAKTKALMFGAPDVWDALMRKIADVSAVFLETQVAAGASAVQLFDSWAGALTPDDYVRFVQPHSARVLERVGELGVPRIHFGVGTTNLLDLMGEAGADVVGVDWRTPLDRAIPVVGDRSVQGNLDPTLVFAPTEVMTERAAAVIEAGRAARGHIFNLGHGVIPSTDPDQLARLTEFVQSYPLA from the coding sequence GTGACCGCCCCTCTGCACGACAGCGCACTCCTCAAGGCAGCCCGCGGCGAGAAGGTGCCGCACACCCCGGTCTGGTTCATGCGCCAGGCCGGCCGCTCGCTGCCGGAGTACCTCAAGGTGCGCGAGGGCGTCGCCATGCTCGACTCGTGCATGAACGCCGAGCTGATCACCGAGATCACGCTGCAGCCCGTGCGGCGGTACGGCGTGGACGCGGCCATCTTCTTCTCCGACATCGTGCTGCCGCTCAAGGCCGTCGGCGTCGACCTCGACATCGTGCCCGGCGTCGGCCCGGTCGTCGCCGCGCCGGTGCGCACGCTTGCCGATGTGGAGTCGATCCCGGACCTCACGCCCGAGCAGATCCCCTACGTCACGCAGGCCGTCCAGAACCTCGTCGCCGAGCTGGCCTCGGTCAACGGGGGCACCCCGCTGATCGGGTTCGCGGGCGCGCCGTTCACCGTGGCGTCGTACCTCGTCGAGGGCGGGCCCTCCAAGGAGCACGCCAAGACCAAGGCGCTCATGTTCGGCGCCCCCGACGTGTGGGACGCGCTGATGCGCAAGATCGCCGACGTCTCCGCGGTCTTCCTCGAGACCCAGGTCGCGGCGGGCGCCTCGGCGGTCCAGCTGTTCGACTCCTGGGCCGGTGCACTGACGCCCGACGACTACGTCCGGTTCGTGCAGCCCCACTCCGCCCGCGTGCTCGAGCGGGTCGGTGAGCTCGGTGTGCCCCGCATCCACTTCGGCGTCGGTACGACGAACCTGCTCGACCTGATGGGCGAGGCCGGTGCCGACGTGGTCGGCGTCGACTGGCGCACCCCGCTCGACCGGGCCATCCCCGTCGTCGGCGACCGCTCGGTGCAGGGCAACCTCGACCCGACGCTGGTGTTCGCGCCGACCGAGGTGATGACCGAGCGCGCCGCCGCCGTCATCGAGGCCGGCCGCGCCGCCCGCGGCCACATCTTCAACCTCGGCCACGGCGTCATCCCCAGCACCGACCCCGACCAGCTCGCGCGGCTCACGGAGTTCGTGCAGTCCTACCCGCTGGCCTGA
- a CDS encoding FAD:protein FMN transferase — protein sequence MSGPSTVHRRAFEVMGTVVSLALRGRHAEGPEAEAAWAEVMASLRHVDAVFSTYRPDSVVNRWGRGELALVDAPPELSEVFTLADVAREASGGAFDIGAVRSPYGGGPDPSGVVKGWAVQRASVALERLPATDYCLSAGGDMVCRTRVPGAPAWRIGIEDPADPHRLVAVLPVADGAVATSGTAHRGAHIRDPRSGTAPNRLGQVTVVAPDLVAADVEATTAFVLGERGVPWLLARGRAGVVVAADGTVSTYGDEPVRRRWPSSPPPSWPEPSSRLPSPA from the coding sequence GTGAGCGGCCCGTCGACGGTCCACCGCCGCGCCTTCGAGGTGATGGGCACCGTGGTCAGCCTCGCGCTGCGCGGCCGGCACGCCGAGGGCCCCGAGGCCGAGGCGGCCTGGGCCGAGGTGATGGCCAGCCTGCGCCACGTGGACGCGGTGTTCAGCACCTACCGCCCCGACTCCGTCGTCAACCGCTGGGGCCGTGGCGAACTGGCCCTCGTCGACGCACCGCCGGAGCTGAGCGAGGTGTTCACCCTCGCCGACGTCGCACGGGAGGCGAGCGGCGGCGCCTTCGACATCGGTGCCGTCCGATCGCCGTACGGCGGCGGGCCGGACCCCTCCGGCGTCGTGAAGGGCTGGGCGGTGCAGCGTGCGAGCGTCGCCCTCGAGCGGCTCCCCGCGACCGACTACTGCCTCTCGGCCGGCGGCGACATGGTCTGCCGGACCCGGGTGCCCGGCGCCCCCGCCTGGCGGATCGGCATCGAGGATCCCGCCGACCCGCATCGCCTGGTCGCCGTGCTCCCTGTCGCCGACGGCGCGGTCGCGACGTCGGGCACCGCGCACCGTGGTGCCCACATCCGCGACCCGCGCTCCGGCACCGCGCCCAACAGGCTGGGGCAGGTCACCGTCGTCGCGCCCGACCTGGTCGCCGCCGACGTCGAGGCCACGACCGCCTTCGTGCTGGGGGAGCGAGGCGTGCCCTGGCTGCTGGCCCGTGGGCGGGCCGGCGTGGTGGTCGCCGCCGACGGAACCGTCTCGACGTACGGCGACGAGCCGGTCAGGCGCCGGTGGCCTTCTTCGCCGCCGCCTTCTTGGCCGGAGCCTTCCTCGCGGCTGCCTTCGCCTGCGTGA